The Rhipicephalus microplus isolate Deutch F79 chromosome 4, USDA_Rmic, whole genome shotgun sequence sequence AATTATTGAACAAAGAAATGACAACATGCAGAAATTTTCACACGTGTGGTTTCTTCATGAAAATAAATACCCCGTTTGCATGAATTAAAATATTTCAAACATCTTAACACGTGACGTGGAAGTTTCGGAAAAGTGTCTCCAAGCACAAAACAACTTGATTATTTAGCAACGTATACCGTATCATTTACCTCACAATGTTTCTTGCTGAGGCTAAAACATCCGCGTTTACTTTTGCGTAAACGTATTGCGCCAACAAACCTAATTGTCACAGCTTCAATGCCACGTTTACGACGACTACGTatgtctgcccatccgtccgtccgtccgtccgtccgtctgtcctccATCCGTCtacccatctgtctgtccgtctgtctgtccacgtgttcatccgtctgtccatgtgtccatccgtctgtccatgtgtccatccgtctgtccatgtgtccgttcatccgtccgtccgtccgtccgtccgtccgtctgcctgtctgcctgtctgcctgcctgtctgtctgtctgtctgtctgtctgtctgtctgtctgtctgtctgtctgtctgtctgtctgtctgtctgtctgtctgtctgtctgtctgtcctccaTCCGTATAcccatctgcctgcctgcctgcctgcctgcctgcctgcctgtctgtctgtctgtctgtctgtctgtctgtctgtctgtctgtctgtctgtctgtctgtctgtctgtctgtctgtctgtctgtctgtctgtctgtctgttaattTTTCGTAGGTATCACTCCAAGTGCGCGGCTATCACTTCTGCGGAGGATCAATCCTTTCTCCGGACACTGTCGTCACGGCTGCGCACTGTCTCGGCCGAAAGTGAGTTCCTCTTTCTCTGCGCCCATTTAATTGAACTTCGTTTGTATCGATGCTTTCCGCTATTTTTGCTTACTTATTCGACAGTACTGCTGACTTCAGTACACTCACTGCAGAGTGGGTTAGTGATAGACTTTAGGCATTGTTGTATTCTCTTTTCcttaattttttctttttattttctgcaGTATCTCATTTCTATCATATATTATTCCTATTACCCACTTTCGCAATAAAGGGTAGACAACCCATCTAAGAACTGgccaacctccctgtccttccgcatacttctttcttcctctcttataCAAAAAATGATCTTTTTATTCAGAGACAGTAGCATAAATCGTAATAAACCCGAAATAAAGTACCAAAAATACAGCTAACCTTTAAACTTTATAAGGAATACGcataaaagagaaagagaatgaACTTCAGATAACAGGGTAAAAAGCAATGATTGGAAGATTTCTATAGTCACCTTCAACAGGCAGTGTGTCTAAGGCATTCCCCTCGATAATCGTTCAAAGAAAGAAATAATGTCTGAAACTTTCTAGTCGGCTGAAGAGGAACGAGCTCAAGACCGTGTCATCTTCTGTTGTTATAGCCAGTTGAAAGATGGCCATCATGAGCAGTACTGAGATTCAGGTTCTGTTTGACTATTCAAAACACAAAGTGTAATTGTACAATGTTATTCCTCTCCGATGTATGGTTTATATTCGCTTTCACTGTCTATACCGAGACCAAAACCTGCGTTTAAAAATGGAATTTAATGCTTTGATGTGAAATGTTTCTAATATCGTCATTTTTTAGTGCGGAAGGTATCGAGCCTCTACATTACTTATGACTATAAGGAACCGTTTTATTCAGCTAGCCTCGAGCTAAATTACATTGATAATATGTACAAATGACGAAGATGTACAGGGGTAATAATACGTAAGGAGGATTCACTTGTCGCCTTCACAATACATTCATTTAACGTTCTGTCTCAAGTGGGTGAACTGATGTTTCATATCCTTTCCCTGGCCAAGAAAGTTTTGGTTGACAACCTTACAATAAGAATAATACTACTACATTACGATTTTGTGGGCAAAAACCATGACTTGAACGAGAGGGACGCCATGGTGGGAAACTCTGGCTTTCACCGAATGAAATTGAACTGGATGTAAATAAGATGTTCTATGGGAGGATAGAATAAACGAAACACAAGTTATTTCACGTACTTAGAACCAGTTACGTCAAATCGACACCATGAGAGCAAACGTTCGGGGAAGAAATTTCGGGAAAGTGAGGTGCGTCATCATTTCCATAGTAATCCATATTTTagagcaaaataaagaaaaaacggcCAGCTCCATGCTGTGAAAACTGTGGGAGCGCCAAGCTGTAAACGCGCGAGTCTGTGTGATTGGGTCGCAAGATCGCGTGCATGACAGTCATGattattaaatgtgaagcatttcttaagtgaacttcggtgactttgagcgtatctatctatataaccatcatcatcatcatcatcatcatcatcatcatcatcatcatcctgactacgtccactgaggcctttgtcatgcagtggacgtagtcaggctgattgatgatgatgatgatgatgatgatgatggtgatgatgatgatctatataaccgcttacgtttgggtgctctcgtgataacccccttaacttggcgtgaaccaaaatcagcatgggagggtaagatgtttGGATGAACATACGTCctggtcaaaacatgaatcaTGCCAcattcccgtcgcgtacgtcgtcaaacacttcccgccggacagtggcacatacccacgggtgagTATGTGCCAGTGGCATGCGTGCATGTAccacagatgattgacacttagtatctactgaggaaggacgagaacacacataaTTTTTTTAACGCGCTGCCcaaccaattttataaacattacatgtgtattcctttgatgcagccgtcacgtcgggttaacgtcaattgtggttatgtgccatgcgctgaagtttatttacgtagcagtgtccagggacggcatcctcgcgagcatcagcgcttcatatcagcttctggttttgctataatacgtatgttccagttggcatcgttacgcaagtgcaaacaactggttataaaaacatctgcaacttttcgaCATATGCCTAtgcgtgcgacatttgtacacatatttagcgtgatttcatgacgtgtcattCAATGAAAAAATTGCGACATGCTCACATTTCCTCCGAATGCTTCGCAAAACGTCGATTCCgaaagtacgtgggatctgccaaatttttatcatcatcatcatcatcatcatcatttcgaGGAATCATCAGTGTCATGTAGCGTCATGATctcctttttgttttgtttttaattcaACCCCACTCCATGGTCACGTGACCTGCGCTACTTCTACTAATACTACTACCACTATCTCTACTACAACTGCAACTACCACAGCAGTTATCACTGCTACtgctacttctactactactactactactaccacaactactactactattaccccccaaccactaccactaccacaaccactactacgactactacaactactaGTATTACCACCACTATTACTACTGCTaccagtactactactactactactactactactactagcacAACTATTGCTACTGCTACCAATACCACTACcatggctactactactactactactactactactactactattactactactactacgatgatGGTGACGGCATACGGTAGACTAAGACAGCTTCGCTGTAATGTAGCTGCGACGAACAGGGACATGAGTCGACCACATCGGTTCTGGCCGTTGTCAATTAGCAAAATAGCTATAATTTTTATAATGGATAACTCAGAACGTTTAGCCACTCGCACATGTTGCCAATGAAGCCGCTTGCAGTACTCTGTGCAGCTGTCTTTGGATGTGTTTGTGATCTTGAGCGGGACACTTCCAGAGCTTCATGCAATTCAATTTTGCTTCGCATGCGATGAGGAACAGTTAGTGAGACGAAAATGCACCAACTTTTTGTTGTGATCACGTAATTCAATAAAATGGGAGTACAATTACGACGAGATGCCCTATTATACGTAAAAGAATTCCATAATTCTTGAGTACTCACTTGAATATTCGACAAAGGAAAATATTTTCTGCAGGGGAGACCCGTCTACGGTGGAAGTCGTTGCGGGCAACGTCGACCTTAAGAAGAAAAGCGCTCACTACCAGCGTCGTCGAGTGAAGTCGGCCGCTCGACACGAGAACTTCGGCAAGCGAGGCATGCGTGACGACATAGCCATCCTCAGACTGCAAGAGCCGTTCGACTTTGAGGGCTCAGACGGCTGTGTCTCCACGGTGTGCCTGCCAGAGCCCAATCGCAAGATGCGTGACGCCATTGTCGTGTCCGGTTGGGGCACCACGCGCGAAGGTGAACTGGCCATTTTCGCTGCCGTTAGCATAAACACACACGCTTCGTATAGCCTACGTAGGATACATAGAGTTGAGTTTATTTTATTCTGCTACATGGTTGCGAGGATTACCAGGCAAAAGCTGCATTGAGCAGCTTGGGAGAAACCTGGCCACCTGATGTACGGGACAGCGTCACAGCGGTTAAACACGTATTTCAGCGGTCGTGCGTAGAAACTTCTCAAGAGTTTCGGTAGCTCGGGTTTGTTACCGCAATAATCTCGTATTTCTTGCACATTAGGCAGTAAACTTAGCGGACGTTTTCTGCAAGTTTTGCCATGTATAAGTTCGTGCTCCCTTCTAGGCACATGGTATACATAATGCATGAACTTCTAACTAAATGAATGAAGAGCCACTGTCAGAATAAATGAACAACGTTATCGGGGAAACATTTCACGTATTCTAAGAGGAATAAAGAAGGCACAGTGATGTGaacagaaggaaagaaagaaaagcacataAACTTATCGCAGTAAAAGACATCACATAATATGTGGCGTAGCGTTTTAACCGAGTAGATAAATCGAGGCTGTTTTCTTTGTGTAATCGATTAAAACTCTGAGAAAACACAACTGTAGCATCTGGTCGCTGTAGTTCTGCTCGTGGTAACAATCCGAGGTTCAAAATGATGtagtttataaaaaaaaattctgttgctGTAAGAATGTCAGTTCTGTTAAAGCATCataattttcactttttttctaattttataTATGCTACAAAGCTCATATCAACTCGGGAACTCATTTCAAGTTGTATGCTTTGTAAACAAGGAAGTGGTATGGCAAAGAGATGGCGCCCTGGAgaacatagaagtgtggcagcttgggctagttggtatggcatgacaatggttatagcgcgagaccaaaacgacgacacagagacaagaaggctttcgtgtccttcttgtctctgtgtcgtcgttttggtctcgcgctataaccatcgtcagGCCTGAAGAACAGGCACGttgccccccttttttttttgaatactaTCAATTTGTGAATCCTTTATGCTTATGTTATAGAGCAAATCAGGCAGACAACATGTTTCCTGATAGAGCgaattcttcttcctctttttttctttctcagggGGCCGTATTTCAACGGAACTTCTGGCTGTGTCAGTTCGCGTGTCCGACGACATGTACTGCGCTGTGCAGTATCTGCAGCCATCATCTCTAACCACTGCCTACGACAAAGAGACAATGTTTTGCGCCGGGGAACTGTTTGGTGGCAAAGATTCTTGTCAGGTACGTATAACGACGTATGTCAGCGGTGGTGTGTAAAAACGGCTTAGGAGTTTCGGTATCTCGGGTTTGTTACCGCAATAATTTCGTATTTCTTGCGCATGAAGCAGTAAGTTTAGCGGACGTTTTCTGTAATTTTTGTCATGTAAGTTCGTGCTCCCTTCTATTTATATCACTGCACCGGAAGTAAAGTTCTTCACCCCGATTCCTTCGCAGGGCGATTCCGGTGGGCCAGCGATCCAGTATCGAAACGGAACAGCGTTGCTCGTGGGCATAGTTTCGTTCGGACGAGGCTGCGCTCGCCTCACCCATGCGGGCGTCTACACAAGAGTGTCTAACTACATCGACTGGATCCAAGAACACGCCGACAAGAACTGACCACGAGAagaactttcatttttttgttatgtCTGGACAGTATTACGCAATAAATTTATTACCCTTACTGGCAATATCAAAACAGGTGGGAATGCCCGCTTTAATCCACGAACGTGCACACACACTTGTCTAAACAGTGCGCACAAAAAATGCAGTGTCATCGCTTACCGTGAAATAATGGTTTGAGACAACTCGTTTTTAGTGTGCAAATGTGTTTTAGAACAGGATGAAGTGATCACTGACCTCACTTTTTAAGGTTATTGGAACAAAGAGATTCCTTTTCCGAACGGTTGCACCTCACATCAGGCGCACTTCgcgagtaaagaaaaaaaaaaaacaatcagatTTACCACTTCATGGAGCATATGCTAGAAACAGGAATTTTCAGCATACCGTGGTGAAAGCACCCTCATTAAAGGAAAAGAAATGATAGCCATACTGATTATTAGGACctcataaatatatttattctatAGTTGTTCAATAAATATTTAAGTTAAATGTGCATTCAACAATCGAAATGCCCCAGAGGAATTTAAAGGACGAAGGATACGTGGTTTTCCCTCGTGGCCCAGCTACCACGCGGCACCAGTTACGGGGAATGCAACGACCTCTTTCTGTCACTAGGCAGCGTTGCCAACAGTAAGCATAATAACACACATCTTCAGAGAGAAAACAACATTTTAGTCTGTCGCTTTCCGGTGACACAAATAAGCTATGTTTGTAACACCGCAGTTATTTAAGCACGAACCAGTCTACTTTTCGGGGACATATTCGAACAGTGGCAGAAGCGGAGTACGTGAGGGTTTAGTTGCTTTCCGAACTGAAGTCGCATTTAGCTGTAACATGTATCTCTTAGCAATCTGTGTTTATGTGATGATCAGAAGTGAGCCTCTATTGGCCGGTAAGTGTTCATGATTTGTTCTTGTAGCtatatcatcttaatacatacgCTTTCTCAAGTTTTCTGCTTCTACTTTATATGCATAACAAGTCAGGCAATTCGAGGGCGTTGAGATACACATTTATTGTAGAGCTCCTATTTTTTTCATCTTGTCAGGTGGCAAGGTATATACATACCGCCTGTTCACATCCCGTAAATGTGGCAGGTATCTATATTGCTCGAAGCAGTGGGTCAGCACTGCTatcttttgaatttttttttgttatgctgtGTAGACAACGTGAGCCAATGTTTCAACAAGCGGAATTATCTATTTGAAAGCTACAATTGTCTCAAATGTCTTGTTCTTTTGGCTTTTTTTGTTATCCGTAACTTCTGCGATTTTTCATTTTTGCAGCTACATCAACAGTATTGGTAATAAAACTTGGAATCCTTGTAGACAATATTTAGTCAAAAATTATTCTTTTTcccaaacagaaaaaaatacattTCTCATATGGCTGCGGCTATATTCTATATCAATTGAAATATCAGTGAAAAAAAACCTATTTGTGAGAGGTCAGAAACATACAAACATTTAGCGCTGAAATTCAACGCCGTAACAATGAAGCAAATGTAAGATAAGCCTCAAAAGAGCGAGATATAACATACGGTTGAGCGAAAGACAGGGTGGTTAACCAGAAGAAAGTTCACAGTTTgataccctgtactggggaaagGGAAATCAGATAGAAGAgtaaggagagaaaaagaaaaaaaagaggaatagttgaaaaaaaaaaagaaaacgagcacATATACGGTTTTGTCACAGTCGTTTTACGAGTCGCGTAGACCGCAGACTAGAGCAGCGCCTTTGTAGCTTTCTGGTTGGAAGGTCGAATGTTCCGGGGGTGCcattctggacattgtcgaattccgccatgATGTCAGATTCCGTTATTGATCAATCCTAATCGGCCAAGTAAGCCGCTGccacctctctgattggcttagAATGCCGTCATTACAGAATTCGACAATATAGTGGAATTAGACCATGTCCAAAATAGCACCCAGTCACGACAAAATTCACTGCTTCGAAAGCAGCAGGCTGTCGAGCCGTCCTAATGTTGCCAAAAGCTGTTGTCTTAGGGAGCTCTAATGTGGAAAGTGACAAAAACGTGGGCAATGGTTTTTTCACTGCCACAATGATTGCACGAAGCACTCTGAGCCATTCCGATTCGGTAAGCAAAAGTGTTCGTGAATGACACTCCAAGCCACAAGCGGCAGAGGGTGTTTGTTTTGGATCGGGAGAGTCCAGGTGAAATTTCATGCTGAAGTGACGGATCTAAATGGCGTGAATGGGGACGCAGAAAACCAGTCGTGTTCCACGTCGAGTCTCTTATATCACGCGCGGGCGAGCGAATCTTTGTTGCCGCATCGGTTCTTGGTAATTGAAT is a genomic window containing:
- the LOC142814200 gene encoding trypsin-1-like: MRDDIAILRLQEPFDFEGSDGCVSTVCLPEPNRKMRDAIVVSGWGTTREGGRISTELLAVSVRVSDDMYCAVQYLQPSSLTTAYDKETMFCAGELFGGKDSCQGDSGGPAIQYRNGTALLVGIVSFGRGCARLTHAGVYTRVSNYIDWIQEHADKN